A segment of the Sphingomicrobium flavum genome:
GCGCGAGACGGCGATGCTGCCCAGCAGCTTCCGCGCTATCAGGTGGGGGAGAACACACAACGCCAGCCAGAGCGCCAGCAGCAGGGTGCGCAGCGCGATCAGCAAGGCCTAGGCGTCTTTCTTGATGGCGACGCCGTACAGCTCCATGCGGTGATCGACGAGGCGGAAGCCCAGTTTTTCGGCGATGCGACGCTGCAATTCTTCCAGTTCCTCATCGACGAACTCGACGACTTCGCCGGTTTCGACATTGATGAGATGGTCGTGATGCGCATCCGAGGCCGCTTCATAGCGCGAGCGTCCGTCGCCAAATTCGTGACGTTCCAGAATGCCGGCTTCTTCGAAGAGGCGCACGGTGCGGTAGACGGTGGCGATGGAGATATTGCTGTCGATGCGCGAGGCGCGACGATGCAGTGCCTCCACATCGGGATGGTCCTCGCTTTCGCTCAGCACTTTCGCGATGATGCGGCGCTGGTCGGTGATGCGCAGGCCCTTTTCGGCGCACAGGGCTTCGACGTCGATCATTCTGTCCATGGCCGGTGAGATATCGTCGCTAGGCCGATAATGAAAGGGGCGCGGCGAGCTTTTCGCCTCGCCGCGCCCGAAATCAGCATCGATTTGCAGCTATTTCGACTTGCGGCCCTTGCCGCGCTTGGCCTTGGTGCCGAGCCCGATCTTCTTGGCCAGCATGCGGCGCTGTTCGGCATAGTTGGGCGCCACCATCGGATAATCGGCGGGCAGGCCCCATTTGGCGCGATATTCATCGGGCGTCATATTGTAATGGGTCATCAGATGCCGCTTGAGCATCTTCAACTTCTTTCCGTCTTCGAGACAGACGATATAGTCCGGCTTGATCGAGGCGCGCACCGAAACGGCGGGCTCCAATTTCTCTTCGGCCTGGCCGGTGCCGTGCAGCTTGGCGAGCGAGCCATGCACATTTTCGATGAGCTGCGCCACATCGCCGACTGCGACCATATTGTTGCTGACATGCGCCGCGACGATTTCCGCCGTCAGCGAGATGAGCATGTCATCCTGCAAAGTTTCATCTGACATATATATTTCCCGAGCAAGAAGAGTCGAAAAGGACTCCATCAGGTGCGGCCCTAAGGCGCAGGCAGCCAATGTGCAAGTTCACTCCAAGTAAGGCGCGGCTGATTACTTGGTCGATTTCACATAAGTGAGCGCGTCCAACTGTTCGCCCTCATCGCCGCGATAATATCGCCGCCGCCGGCCTGCAATCTGGAAGCCCGCCGCTTCGTAAAAGCGGGTCGCGCGATTGCCGTCGCGTACTTCCAGGTGCAGCCGCGTAGCGCCTTCTGCCGAGGCCTGGGCAACGAACTGGTCGAGCAGGATGCGCCCGATATGGTGGCCCTGATGCTCAGGCGCGACCGCCAGCAACAGCAGTTCGGCTTCATCGGAAATGACGCGATAGAGGCTGAAGCCCGTCAGTTCGCCCGCTTGCCTCGCGAGCATCAATGTTACCCCGTTCATCGGCAGGATGCCGGCGCACTGGGAGCGCGACCAGGCTTCGCCATAATGGGGGTCGAAGGCGGTGGTCATCACCGCCATCACCTCATGAAGATCGGCGAATTCGCCTCTCATGAGCTGCACTTGCTGCGGCTGGGGCGAGGTCGCCATCAGGCCGCGGCCTTGGGCTTGGCATCGGGCGCGCGACCGTAAAGCGGTTTGACAGGCAGGCTGCGCAGCGCCTTGGGCAAATGAAGGGCATCGCACGCGTTAGGATAATGTTCGATGGCCTCGCCCGATCCCCGCGCGTCGATCAGCGCCTGGGCGGCAGGGCCAATGACACGGGGCGCGTCGATCACCCGCGCGGCCGCGAAGGGGGCGAGGCTCTGATGCTCGCAAGCGGGTATAAGGGGATCGCAATCAAACTGCTGGACGAACAATTCGCCATGCCCGCCCAGCATGGCAGCTGCCACCTTGGCGGAGCCCTCACCATGGGCGGCGATGAGAGCCAGCGAGGACAGGCCGTGCACGGGGATTTGCCAGCCGATGGCGAGGCCCTGTGCTGCGGCGATGCCGACGCGGATGCCGGTAAAGCTGCCGGGACCGACACCTACGAGGATGTGCGCGGGGACATGGTCGCCGATACAGCGGTGGATCATCGGCACCAATTGTTCGGCATGACCGCGGCCCAGCACTTCATGGACATGGCCCACAAGCTCCCCGCCCGCGCCGAACAGCGCGACCGAACAGGCAGCAGTGGACGTGTCGATCGCAAGGATCACCGGCAAGACTCCATTCCCGCCCCCAACAGAATCAGGAGTGGGACATAAATGGCGGAAAAGCGCAAGCCTTGAGGCTAGACGGCCTCGACGCTCACCACTTCGGGGACATAATGTTTGACCAGTCCCTCGATGCCGTTTTTCAGCGTGATGGTGGAGGAGGGGCAGCCCGAACAGGCGCCCTGCATGGCAAGATAGACAATTCCATCCTTATAGCCGCGATAGACGATATCACCGCCATCCTGCGCAACGGCCGGGCGCACGCGGGTTTCGATCAATTCCTTGATCTGCTCGATGATATCGGCGTCGGCGGGATCATCTTCAAACGAGCGTTCCTCATCGGGCGCGACATGAATCCCGGCGGCGCTGCCCGGTTTGAACAGGGGCGCTTCGGTGACGAAATGGTCGAGCAGGATCTGCAGCACTTCAGGCTCCAGCATCGTCCATTCGACCGTCGGCGCGGCGCTGACCGAGACGAAATCGCGCCCGAAATAGACGCCGTCGACCATGCCGGTGGCGAAAATGGCTTCGGCCAGCGGGCTGGCCTCGGCGCTCTCGGGCGTCGGGAAATCGCGCCCGCCCGTTTCCATGACGGTCTTGCCGGGAAGGAATTTGCGGGTCGCCGGATTGGGCGTCTGTTCGGTCTGGATCAGCATGGGCCTGATGTGGGGTGCGGGGACGAAGGATCAACCCTCGTCCGGCGCTTCCCAGCTATCGTCGATCATCTTGATGATGGCAGAGAAATCCTTGCCCGCGCCGCCGCGGTCGACGAAGCGCTGGTAAAGCTCCTCCGCCTCGCCGCCCATCGGTGTATAGGCGCCCGCCGTCTTGGCCGCGTCCATGGCGAGCTTGAGATCCTTCAGCATCAGCGCTGCGGCAAATCCGCCTTCATAATTGCGATCGGCGGGCGTTTCGGGGCCGACGCCCGGCACCGGGCAATAGCTCGTCATCGACCAGCTTTGGCCCGAAGCCTTGGAGCTGATGTCGTAAAAGGTCTGGAGGTCGAGGCCCAGCTCCCTGGCCAGCGCAAAGGTCTCGCACGTCGCCACCATGGTCGCGCCCAGCAGCATATTGTTGCAGATCTTGGCGGCCTGTCCGGCACCGGCATCACCGGCATGGATGACGGCCTTGCCCATCTTGTCGAGGATCGGCTGCGCCTTGGCAAACGCATCGGCGGTGCCGCCCACCATGAAGGTCAGCGTGCCCGCATCGGCGGCGGCGATCCCGCCCGAAACCGGCGCATCGACCATGTCGAGCCCGGCTTCAGCAGCCTTGCCTTCGACCGCGCGCGCGGTGGCGACGTCGATGGTCGAACAATCCAACAGGATTGCGTCCTTGGACGCGTTGGGAATGACGCTGGCTTCGTAGACGGCGGCGACGTGTTTGCCTGCGGGCAACATGGTGACGACGGCATCGGCGCCCTTCACTGCATCGCCTGCATCGGCCACGATCGAACAGCCATTGCCCCTCGCGCGCTCCAGCGCGGCCTCGGACAGGTCGAAGGCGGCAACGTCATGCCCGGCCTTGACTAGATTGGCAGCCATCCCGCCACCCATATTGCCGAGCCCGATAAATGCGATCTTGGCCATGTCAGCCTCTCCTTATTTCCCCGTCCACTCGCCCGGGCGTTTTTCGACGAAGGCTTTCATGCCTTCTTTCTGGTCGGCGGTGCCGAACAGGCCGTGGAACAGGCGGCGTTCGAAGTTGATGCCCTCGGCCAAGGACATTTCATAGGCGGCGTTGACCATCTCCTTGTTGGCGATGGCGGCCAGCGGGGCCATGCCGGCGATGGTCTCGGCGGTCTTCATGGCTTCGTCGATCAGGTCGGCGGCGGGCACGACGCGGGCGACGAGGCCGCTGCGTTCGGCTTCCTCGGCGTCCATCATGCGGCCGGTCAGGCACATTTCCATCGCCTTGGACTTGCCGATGGCCAGCGTGAGGCGCTGCGATCCGCCCATGCCGGGGGTGACGCCCAGCTTGATTTCGGGCTGGCCGAATTTGGCGGTATCGGCGGCAATGATGAAATCGGCCATCATGGTCACTTCGCAGCCGCCGCCCAGCGCATAGCCCGCTACGGCGGCGATCCATGGCTTGCGCGTCGCGGTGACCTCTTCCCAGCCCTTGAAGAAGTCCGACTTGTACATGTCGGCGAAGCTCTGCTCCTGCATCTCCTTGATGTCGGCGCCCGCAGCGAAGGCTTTTTCCGATCCGGTGAGGATGAGGCAGCGCTGGCTGTCATCCGCATCATAAGCGGCAAAGGCGTCAATCAGGTCGCGCAGCACGTCGCTGTTGAGCGCGTTCAATGCCTGAGGACGATTAAGCGTCACCAGCGTGACGGCGCCCTTCTTCTCGACGAGGATGGTTTCATAGTCGCTCATGCATTTGGCTCCTTAGCTTTGCAGCGGCGTCCAGCGTTCGCCCTCGGGCAGCGGTTCGAAGAAGGCGTCGACCTCCTCATCGCTAATGTCCGCCGGGTTGGATGGTTGCCATTTGGGATCATTGCTCTTGTCGATCAGCAGCGCGCGCACCCCTTCGGCAAAGTCGGGATGGTAGATGAGGCGCACCATAATGCCATATTCCATCTCCATCTCGTCGACAAAATGGAGCTGCTTGGGGCTTTCGACCAGAAGCTTGAGGCTGACCTTGCAGGCCATGGGCGATTTGGCGCGGATGGTCTTGGCTTCGGTCGCCGCCCACTCGTCGCCCTCGGCCGCACCCGCATCAAGCGCGCCCAAAATTTCTTCGAGCCGGTCGGAGGCGAAATAGCGGTTGATCTTGTCAAGATTGCCCATGATCCGCGCCGGCGGCACATCGGGCTCGGCCAGTTCATCGAGGATCGCCTGGACGCGGAAGGGATCTTCCATGATGCGCGCCTTGGCTTCCTCGACCTTGTCGGAGGGCAGATAATGGGTGGCAAGGCGCAGCGCCTTGCATTCCGCGCCGTCCAGCCTTGCGCCCGTCAGCGAGAGGAATTGTGCCAACCGTCCGCGCAGCCGCGACAGATAGCGCCCGCCGCCCACATCGGGGAAAATGCCGATGGTGGTTTCGGGCATGGCGAAGACCGTGCGCTCGGTCGCGACGCGGTAGCGGCAGGGGCAGGCGATGCCCACGCCGCCGCCCATGGTGATGCCGTCCATGAAGGCGACGCCGGGCTTGCGATAGGTATATTCGAAATGGTTCAGCCGATATTCGTCGGCAAAGAAGGCGCGCGCGGCGCGGCCCTGGCCTTCGACCGATTTGACGATGCTGACGACATCGCCGCCCGCGCAGAAGCCGCGCCCTTCAGCATGGTCGATCATGATGATCCGCACCTCGGGATCGTCGCGCCATTCTTCCAGCGCGGCGGTCATGTCGAGGCACATGTCACGATTGAGGGCGTGGAGCGCCTTGGGGCGGTTGAGGCGCAGCCGGCCGGCGGCGCCTTCCTTGTAAGCGAGCACTTCTTTGGGTTCGGTCATGAAATCCGTCACGGCATGTTTACGTAGTGACCAGGGGCGGGCTCGATCCCGTCCTGGATCTTGCGGGCGGCAACCGTCTTGCCGCTGCCCTTGCTGTCCAGCCAGCCGGTCCAGTGCGGCCACCAGCTGCCTTCATTCTGCTTGGCTTTCGCGAGCCATGCATCGGCTTCGTCGGGCAGCGTCTTGCCGCCGGTCCAATAGCCATGCTTGTTGCGGCTGGGCGGGTTGATGACCCCGGCATTATGGCCCGAACCACCCAGAATGAATTCCGCGCCGATCTGCCGCGCACCGCGATAGACCGCATCCCAGGCCGACACATGGTCGTCCTTCAAGGCGATCACCATCATCGGCGTCTTGATCTTGGCCAGATCGATCGGCGTGCCATTCACTTCAAAGCCCGCCGGTTCGGCCAGCTTGTTGTTGAACAGGAGGTCGCGATTATAGCTTTTGAGGAAGGCCGCCGGGATGCGCGCGCCATCCTCGAACCAGTAGAGAAGGTCGCTCGGCGGTGCGGGCTTGTCGAGCAGATAATGGTTGATGACGCTCGACCAGATGAGGTCGTTGGCGCGCATCGCCGCGAACAGGCGCTGCAATTCCAGGCTGTCGATAAAGCCCTGGCCTTCGAGATGATCCTCAAGCGCATCGAGGTGGCCTTCATGGACGAAGGCCGACCAGTCGCGCATGTCGGAAAAATCGACGAGGCTGCCGATGAGCGTGGCACTATTGACCAGATTGGCGCGCTTTTCGGCGGCAAGATAGGCCAGCGCAATCGCGACCAGCGTGCCGCCCAGGCAGAAACTGAACAGGTCGGGCGCTTCGCCAGTGCGCTTCTTGACCGTCTCGGCCGCGGTGACGATGCCGTCGACGACATAATCCGAGACGCCTTTGTTTTTATGAGCCTCGCCCGGATTGACCCAGCTGATAACGAAGACGGTGCGGCCTTCCTCCACTAGCCATTTAACGAAGGACTGCGAGGGGTCGAGGTCGATCATGTAGAAGCGGTTCACCAGCGGCGGCACGTAAAGCAGCGGTTCGGCCGCCACCTTGTCGCTCGCGGGGCTGTACTGGATCAGCTGGAACAGATCATTCTCGAACACCACTTCGCCCGGCGTTGCGGCAATGGTCTTTCCCTTTTCGAAGGCATTGGGATCGGTGCGGCGCTGGACGATGCCCTTGCCGCTCATCACATCTTCGAGGAAATTGGCAAAGCCGCCGACAAGGTTGGCGCCCCTGGTCTCCAGCGTACGCTCGACCACATCGGGGTTGGTCATGGCGTAATTGGCGGGCGAAATGGCGTTGAGATATTGGTCGAGCAGGAAGCGGCTCATCGCCTGAGCGCTTTCATCGCCATCGGCCAGGCTAACGACTTCGCGCATCTGTTCGCTGGCCAGGAGATAGGCATCGCGAAGGCTGCGGAAATAGGGGTCCTCCTGCCAGTCGGCATGGCGGAAACGGCGGTCGCGCGGGGCATCACCGGCCTCGCCCGACAGCATCTTCTGCCAATAATCGCCCCATTGCTGGGCGGCGGCCATCTGCACCGCCATCAGGTCGGCAGGGCGCGCGGCAAGGCTCATCGCCATCTTGCCGCTGGCTTCAGCGAGCGCGAAGGGATCGAAGGGGAGGGTGGGGCGCTTGGCCCCGCCCATCATGCTATCAGCTGCCGCGGCCATCTGGCGGGCAAGGTCGGTCATCGCTTCGTTCATGACTATTGGCGCAACATGTCGCGGCCAACGATCATGCGCATGATCTGGTTGGTGCCTTCGAGGATCGAATGGACGCGAAGGTCGCGCCAGAAACGCTCAATCGGATAATCCTGCAGATAGCCATAGCCGCCATGCAGCTGCAGCGCGCGGTCGACGACGCTGGAGCCGGTGTCGGTCGCCAGCCGCTTGGCCATGGCGGCAAAGCGCGTCTTGTCATGCGTATTTTCGGTGACCTTTACCGCTGCGGCATAGAGCAGCATGCGCGCGGCCTGCAATTCGGTCTCCATGTCCGCCAGCATGAACTGGGTGTTCTGGAAATCGGCGATCGCCTTACCGAACTGCTTGCGCTCCTTGGTATAATTGACCGCTTCATCGAGGCAGCGCTGCGCCCCGCCGAGCGAACAGGCGCCGATATTGAGGCGGCCGCCATCCAGACCCATCATGGCGATGCGGAAGCCTTCACCCTCGGCCCCGATGCGGTTGGACACGGGCACGCGCACTTCATCGAAATTGACCTGTGCGGTCGGCTGCGAATGCCAGCCCAATTTCTTCTCGTTCGCGCCAAAGGAGACGCCGTCCATATCCTTTTCTATCACCAGCGCCGAAATGCCCTTGGGGCCATCCTCGCCGGTGCGGGTCATGACGACATAAATCTCATTCACGCCGCCGCCCGAAATGAAGGCCTTGGATCCGGATACGACATAATGGTCGCCGTCGAGGACCGCCTTGGTCTTCAGCGCCGCCGCGTCCGAGCCGGACGACGGTTCGGTCAGGCAGTAGCTCGCCATCTGGTCCATCGGGATCAGGCCGGGGAGATATTTGTCCTTGAGCGCCTGGTCGCCGAAGCGATCGATCATCCAGCTCGCCATATTGTGGATAGAGATGAAGGCGCTGGTCGACGGACAGCCATAGGCCATGGCTTCCATGATCAGCGCGGCTTCCAGCCGGCCAAGCCCGATCCCGCCCGATTCCTCGGAGACATAGATGGAGCCGAAGCCAAGCTCGGCGGCCTGGCGGATCACATCGCGCGGGAAGATATGCTTTTCATCCCATTCCGCAGCGTGAGGGGTGATGGCATCGGCGGTGAATTTCTGCGCCATCTCCTGGATCTGGAGCTGGTCGTCGTTCAAGTGAAACTGGGTCATGGCGGCCCCCTAGCACCGTCCATAATATGAGGGGAAGGGGTTTAGGGACAGCGCAGATAGGTCGTGCGGTAGGCGCGTTCATCGGGGTGCAGGATCAGCCGGTCATCGGCAAAGCGGATGAACACATTTTCACCCTTCGAATTGCTGAAGCGGAAATTGGTCTCGTCGACGATTTCCGCCAGCGTGGACAGCTCGCCGCGATAGGCAAAGCCCTGATCGAACAGTTCGATATATTCGTCCATGCGCTTATTGGCCGGATCGCAATCGGCATAGCTGGCGCCGTAGAGCCCCGCATATCTGGCGAGCGCCGAACGGTCGGTCAGGTCGTTGGGTTTTTCTTCGACCAGCGGATTCAGCGGATCGCCGCCCTCATAGGCGATATTCGCGCCATCCGCGGCAACATCGCTGCAGGCAGCGAGCAGCAAGGGCAGCAGGAGCAGGCTAGCCCGCACAGACCACCGCCTCGGCCTCGATCTCCACCACCCATTCCTCTCGCAGCAGCTTGGCGACCACGACCATCGTTGCTGCCGGCCGCGTTGCCCCGAAAAATTCAGCATGAACCTTGCCGATTTCATCGCCCAGCGCAGCATCGGTGATGAACATGCGGGTGCGCACCACATCGCTGGCCGATCCGCCCAATTCCTCGATGGCTTTCACCGCGATCTGGAAGCAGCGCCGCGTTTGGTCCGCGGCCCCGCCAGAGGTCGAGGAGCCATCTTCTTCCACCGGCCCGGTGCCCGCCACGAGAATACGGTCACCGATGCGAACTGCACGGGAAAAGCCGTAGAGGGCCTCGTAAGGTGAGGTGCCCGACGTGCGTTCAATCGCCATTCTTCATCACACTTTGCTCGAACAGCCGTTCCAGCACGGCCTCGTCGGTGCGTTCATGCACCAGATCGCGCGGCGCGTCACCGCCGACATGGGCGATGGCGGCAACGCGGCCGCTGCCCAGGAACCAGGTATCGGGCTCGATCTGGGCAATGGGATCGGCATAGGCCTCGTCGGCGGTGATGATCTGCCAGCCGGCAGCGCGGTAGGCGCTGGCCAGCGTGCCGATGCAGTTGGCGGCGATATCGGTTTCGTGGAGCAACAGCATGTGCGCAGGCGAGCGATTGAGGTGACGGCGTGCAATGTCGTTGGAATATTCGGAGGCAGAGACCAGCGTTTCGGCATAAAGATCGCACAGCGCCGTCATGTCCACATCGCGTCCCTCGCGCTTCGCTGCGTTGGCGAGGCCGTCGAGTGCCCAGTCATAATTGTCGATGGTGACATAGCCGACCTTGAGCCCGCTTGCGGAGAGATGCGCGCGTACGGCATCGCGCTTTTCCAGATCGCGCCCGCCATGATCGAGATAGGGATAAGGATACCAGGGCCGCAGACCTGCACGCCCCTCAAGCCAGTGCGCGGCCTTGTCGATATCGGTGATGTAGTCGGCGGTCTCGGTGCGGCGCAGCCAATTGTGCGACCAGCTATGATTGGCGATGACATGGCCCGAGGCGACATAAGCGTCGATCCGCGCCTCGCCGCCTTCGGTCTTGGCGAGGTTGCCGGGGGTGACGAAAAAGGCGGCCTGTTCGATGCCGGCCTGTTCCATCTCCGCAATCAGTCTGTCGGTGCGCTCATCGGGCGTGAAAAATGCCCCGGCGTGGCGCGGAATGTCATCGAAGCTGATGGCGACGCGTTTGGGTTCGGCATGGGCCATAGACAGCGCGCCGATGAGGATCGCAATCACCGCTCAATTTCCCAGCAGGGTGAACGACACGTCATAAGCATAGGGCGACGACCCGATCCGCTGGATGGTGGCGAGCAGGTGAAAATCATCGCCATTCATTGTCACGATAAAATCGTTGAAGGCATTGCCGGGGACATTTTCGAACAGCACGAAAACGCCATCGTCACCCGCATCGGCGCTGCTGTGGAACGCGCCGCCCGTGGTCACTGCGGTAAATCCAATCGGGAAGACTCCGGCGTCGACGATCGCATGCCCCATCTGCTCGTGCAGGACGACTGAGCCGGCTGCGATGATGTCGCGCTTGTTCATCCGGCCCATGACCACAGCGCTAGGCCATCGTCGGGATCACGAAGGCGTTTTCATTGTCGCCGCCGGCGCTGCCATCGGGCCAGCGCTGGGTGATCTTCTTGGCCTTGGTCCAGAAGCGGATGCCGTCGGGGCCGTGCTGGTCGATGTCGCCGAAACCGCTGCGCTTCCAGCCGCCGAAGGTGTGGTAGCTGACCGGCACCGGGATCGGCACGTTGACGCCGACCATGCCGACATTGACGCGGGCAGCAAATTCGCGCGCGGCATGACCGTTGCGCGTGAAGATGGCGACGCCGTTGCCGTACTGATGCTCGCTCGGCAGGCGCACGGCTTCTTCGAAACTGTCGGCGCGGACCATCTGCAGGACAGGACCGAAAATCTCTTCCTTGTAGCTTTCGAAGTGCGGCTTCACATGGTCGAACAGGGTCGGGCCGACGAACCAGCCATCGGTGCCCTGCAGCGTCAGGCCGCGACCGTCGATGACGAGCTCGCCGCCTTCATCGGCGCATTTGGCGATCCAGCCTTCGACCTTGGCCTTATGCTCGGCGGTGACCACCGGGCCATAATGGGCGTCGGGATCGGTCGACACGCCGACCTTGAGGCCCTCGATCGCCGGGACCAGCTTTTCGCGCAGCCGCGCTGCGGTATCGTCGCCCACGGGCACGACCACCGGCAGCGCCATGCAGCGTTCGCCCGCCGAACCGAAGGCCGCGCCGGTCAGGTCGTTGACCACCTGGTCGAGATCGGCGTCGGGCATGACGATGCCGTGATTCTTCGCCCCGCCAAAGGCCTGCACGCGCTTCGCATTCGCGGTGCCGTTGGAATAAATATATTGGGCGATGTCGGATGAACCGACGAAGCTGATGCCCTTGATATCGGGATGGGCGATGATGGCATCGACCATTTCCTTGTCGCCGTGGACGACATTGAGGATGCCGTCGGGCAAGCCCGCTTCCTTCATCAATTCGGCGAGCCGCAGCGGCACGCTGGGATCGCGTTCGGAGGGTTTCAGGATGAAGGCATTGCCCACCGCAATGGCGGGGCCGAACATCCACATCGGGATCATGGCGGGGAAGTTGAACGGCGTGATGCCCGCGCCGATGCCGAGCGGCTGGCGCATGGAATAGACATCGATGCCGGGGCCGGCGCCCTGCGTATATTCGCCTTTCAGCAAATGCGGGATGCCGCAGCAGAACTCGATGACGTCCAATCCGCGCTGCACATCGCCCGCGCTGTCGGCCAGCACCTTGCCATGTTCGGAGCTGAGCAGTTCGGCGAGCTCGTCCATATGCGCTTCGACCAGTTCCTTGAACTTGAAGAAGACGCGCGCGCGCTTTTGCGGGTTGGTCGCGGCCCATGCGGGCTGCGCGGCCTTGGCGGCATCGACGGCGCGGGCGAGCAGGTCGGCATCGCCAAGGCCGACTTCGGCCTGCTGCTTGCCTTCGGACGGGTTCCACACCTGGTGGGTGCGGGTCGAACCGCCGACATGGCTACCGTTGATGAAATGGTCGATGCTGCGCATGAAAATCCTCTGGTCCTGATACGGGTTTGGCGCTGCACTAGCCAAAGCGGCTGGCAAATGCCAGTTGATGCAGCGTCAAAAGGAGATTGCCATGCGTTGGGTCGCTCCGGCTCTGATAATTGCAATGATTGGCGCACCCGTAAGCGCGGCGGCGCAGAGCA
Coding sequences within it:
- a CDS encoding Fur family transcriptional regulator, translating into MDRMIDVEALCAEKGLRITDQRRIIAKVLSESEDHPDVEALHRRASRIDSNISIATVYRTVRLFEEAGILERHEFGDGRSRYEAASDAHHDHLINVETGEVVEFVDEELEELQRRIAEKLGFRLVDHRMELYGVAIKKDA
- a CDS encoding MucR family transcriptional regulator — protein: MSDETLQDDMLISLTAEIVAAHVSNNMVAVGDVAQLIENVHGSLAKLHGTGQAEEKLEPAVSVRASIKPDYIVCLEDGKKLKMLKRHLMTHYNMTPDEYRAKWGLPADYPMVAPNYAEQRRMLAKKIGLGTKAKRGKGRKSK
- the rimI gene encoding ribosomal protein S18-alanine N-acetyltransferase gives rise to the protein MRGEFADLHEVMAVMTTAFDPHYGEAWSRSQCAGILPMNGVTLMLARQAGELTGFSLYRVISDEAELLLLAVAPEHQGHHIGRILLDQFVAQASAEGATRLHLEVRDGNRATRFYEAAGFQIAGRRRRYYRGDEGEQLDALTYVKSTK
- the tsaB gene encoding tRNA (adenosine(37)-N6)-threonylcarbamoyltransferase complex dimerization subunit type 1 TsaB encodes the protein MILAIDTSTAACSVALFGAGGELVGHVHEVLGRGHAEQLVPMIHRCIGDHVPAHILVGVGPGSFTGIRVGIAAAQGLAIGWQIPVHGLSSLALIAAHGEGSAKVAAAMLGGHGELFVQQFDCDPLIPACEHQSLAPFAAARVIDAPRVIGPAAQALIDARGSGEAIEHYPNACDALHLPKALRSLPVKPLYGRAPDAKPKAAA
- a CDS encoding NifU family protein, whose translation is MLIQTEQTPNPATRKFLPGKTVMETGGRDFPTPESAEASPLAEAIFATGMVDGVYFGRDFVSVSAAPTVEWTMLEPEVLQILLDHFVTEAPLFKPGSAAGIHVAPDEERSFEDDPADADIIEQIKELIETRVRPAVAQDGGDIVYRGYKDGIVYLAMQGACSGCPSSTITLKNGIEGLVKHYVPEVVSVEAV
- the mmsB gene encoding 3-hydroxyisobutyrate dehydrogenase codes for the protein MAKIAFIGLGNMGGGMAANLVKAGHDVAAFDLSEAALERARGNGCSIVADAGDAVKGADAVVTMLPAGKHVAAVYEASVIPNASKDAILLDCSTIDVATARAVEGKAAEAGLDMVDAPVSGGIAAADAGTLTFMVGGTADAFAKAQPILDKMGKAVIHAGDAGAGQAAKICNNMLLGATMVATCETFALARELGLDLQTFYDISSKASGQSWSMTSYCPVPGVGPETPADRNYEGGFAAALMLKDLKLAMDAAKTAGAYTPMGGEAEELYQRFVDRGGAGKDFSAIIKMIDDSWEAPDEG
- a CDS encoding enoyl-CoA hydratase; translation: MSDYETILVEKKGAVTLVTLNRPQALNALNSDVLRDLIDAFAAYDADDSQRCLILTGSEKAFAAGADIKEMQEQSFADMYKSDFFKGWEEVTATRKPWIAAVAGYALGGGCEVTMMADFIIAADTAKFGQPEIKLGVTPGMGGSQRLTLAIGKSKAMEMCLTGRMMDAEEAERSGLVARVVPAADLIDEAMKTAETIAGMAPLAAIANKEMVNAAYEMSLAEGINFERRLFHGLFGTADQKEGMKAFVEKRPGEWTGK
- a CDS encoding enoyl-CoA hydratase/isomerase family protein, with translation MTEPKEVLAYKEGAAGRLRLNRPKALHALNRDMCLDMTAALEEWRDDPEVRIIMIDHAEGRGFCAGGDVVSIVKSVEGQGRAARAFFADEYRLNHFEYTYRKPGVAFMDGITMGGGVGIACPCRYRVATERTVFAMPETTIGIFPDVGGGRYLSRLRGRLAQFLSLTGARLDGAECKALRLATHYLPSDKVEEAKARIMEDPFRVQAILDELAEPDVPPARIMGNLDKINRYFASDRLEEILGALDAGAAEGDEWAATEAKTIRAKSPMACKVSLKLLVESPKQLHFVDEMEMEYGIMVRLIYHPDFAEGVRALLIDKSNDPKWQPSNPADISDEEVDAFFEPLPEGERWTPLQS
- a CDS encoding PHA/PHB synthase family protein, with amino-acid sequence MNEAMTDLARQMAAAADSMMGGAKRPTLPFDPFALAEASGKMAMSLAARPADLMAVQMAAAQQWGDYWQKMLSGEAGDAPRDRRFRHADWQEDPYFRSLRDAYLLASEQMREVVSLADGDESAQAMSRFLLDQYLNAISPANYAMTNPDVVERTLETRGANLVGGFANFLEDVMSGKGIVQRRTDPNAFEKGKTIAATPGEVVFENDLFQLIQYSPASDKVAAEPLLYVPPLVNRFYMIDLDPSQSFVKWLVEEGRTVFVISWVNPGEAHKNKGVSDYVVDGIVTAAETVKKRTGEAPDLFSFCLGGTLVAIALAYLAAEKRANLVNSATLIGSLVDFSDMRDWSAFVHEGHLDALEDHLEGQGFIDSLELQRLFAAMRANDLIWSSVINHYLLDKPAPPSDLLYWFEDGARIPAAFLKSYNRDLLFNNKLAEPAGFEVNGTPIDLAKIKTPMMVIALKDDHVSAWDAVYRGARQIGAEFILGGSGHNAGVINPPSRNKHGYWTGGKTLPDEADAWLAKAKQNEGSWWPHWTGWLDSKGSGKTVAARKIQDGIEPAPGHYVNMP
- a CDS encoding acyl-CoA dehydrogenase family protein, which gives rise to MTQFHLNDDQLQIQEMAQKFTADAITPHAAEWDEKHIFPRDVIRQAAELGFGSIYVSEESGGIGLGRLEAALIMEAMAYGCPSTSAFISIHNMASWMIDRFGDQALKDKYLPGLIPMDQMASYCLTEPSSGSDAAALKTKAVLDGDHYVVSGSKAFISGGGVNEIYVVMTRTGEDGPKGISALVIEKDMDGVSFGANEKKLGWHSQPTAQVNFDEVRVPVSNRIGAEGEGFRIAMMGLDGGRLNIGACSLGGAQRCLDEAVNYTKERKQFGKAIADFQNTQFMLADMETELQAARMLLYAAAVKVTENTHDKTRFAAMAKRLATDTGSSVVDRALQLHGGYGYLQDYPIERFWRDLRVHSILEGTNQIMRMIVGRDMLRQ
- a CDS encoding RidA family protein, with amino-acid sequence MAIERTSGTSPYEALYGFSRAVRIGDRILVAGTGPVEEDGSSTSGGAADQTRRCFQIAVKAIEELGGSASDVVRTRMFITDAALGDEIGKVHAEFFGATRPAATMVVVAKLLREEWVVEIEAEAVVCAG